In Apis cerana isolate GH-2021 linkage group LG6, AcerK_1.0, whole genome shotgun sequence, the following are encoded in one genomic region:
- the LOC107993815 gene encoding xylosyl- and glucuronyltransferase LARGE1 isoform X1, giving the protein MARSWVGCLFGVLIPSAVFYLYLLLNVPSAEISSFKINGKLGSSVNIEKASPHITTFEKLRLENNHNEVKCETVHIAMVCAGYNSTFALVTVVKSVLFYRTKPLHFHLLVDEIAKRTLTTVFQTWDLPHVNLTYYKAEKWVPKVSWIPNKHYSGVYGLLKLILPDAMREDKVLVFDTDVTVLNDVSLLWHIFEKFSSDQALGLTENQSHWYIKALSYGQRPWPALGRGFNTGVMLMHLQQLRKRKFTSLWEAVTKRVLAHIPETSLADQDIINAVIKERPFIVYKIKCTWNIQLSDHTISDICYRDTSQISIIHWNSPRKQDVYNKHINEFRKLHRVFLEMDGNLLRRRLFGCDKHETVSQYNESSPCRDFTKGATMLYRTHPFLLEYEYNVYTPADVALITQCSVERIPLLEDLSKHWPGTISVALYLTDAEVQNFLEFVRGSIELRNRKNIAYHVVYKDGELYPINYLRNIAMSYISTPYIFQLDVDFLPQYRLHENLMNYIVKLNISESDKVALIVPAFETERYRFTFPADKDELLKFLKRGVLYTFRYHVWTQGHAATNYTYWRNTMEPYEVSWEPDFEPYIVVSRLAPRYDTRFIGFGWNKVSYLTHLTVLNYKYIVLPDTFIIHRPHAPSLDIGKFRTDSIYRSCLKKLKDEFVEELMSKYGENALLKLKKMTKDERILKSVETKK; this is encoded by the exons ATGGCTCGATCATGGGTAGGATGTTTGTTCGGTGTTTTAATACCATCCGCAGTTTTTTAcctgtatttattattaaacg ttccTTCTGCCGAAATCAGTTCCTTCAAAATTAATGGTAAATTGGGATCATCCGTGAATATAGAAAAAGCAAGTCCACATATAACTACTTTCGAAAAGTTGCGCTTAGAAAATAATCACAATgag GTAAAATGCGAGACCGTGCATATTGCGATGGTGTGCGCCGGATACAATTCAACATTCGCTCTGGTGACAGTAGTAAAATCCGTTTTATTCTACCGCACTAAACCTTTGCACTTTCACTTGCTCGTTGATGAAATTGCAAAGAGGACTTTGACAACTGTATTCCAAACATGGGATTTACCACAtg TGAATTTAACCTATTACAAAGCAGAGAAATGGGTACCAAAAGTATCTTGGATACCGAACAAACATTACTCCGGTGTTTACggtcttttgaaattaattctgcCGGATGCGATGCGGGAGGATAAAGTGCTTGTATTCGACACGGATGTGACTGTGCTGAACGATGTTAGTTTACTTTGGCATATATTCGAGAAGTTCTCGAGCGATCAAGCGCTAGGGTTGACAGAAAATCAGAGTCATTGGTACATAAAGGCATTGTCTTACGGTCAACGACCATGGCCGGCATTGGGACGAGGCTTTAACACTGGCGTGATGCTAATGCACTTGCAACAACTTCGTAAGAGAAAATTTACGAGCCTGTGGGAAGCTGTTACGAAGCGTGTGCTGGCCCATATACCGGAAACTAGTTTAGCTGATCAGGATATAATAAATGCCGTTATCAAAGAACGTCCTTttatcgtatataaaataaaatgcacgTGGAATATTCAATTAAGCGATCATACAATTAGCGATATATGTTATCGTGACACTAGTCAAATAAGC ATTATTCATTGGAATTCTCCTCGCAAACAAGATGTATATAATAAGCATATTAACGAATTTCGTAAGTTACATAGAGTTTTCCTCGAGATGGACGGGAATTTATTACGTAGACGCTTATTTGGTTGTGATAAACACGAAACTGTGTCTCAa tataatGAGTCAAGTCCTTGTCGAGATTTCACAAAAGGTGCTACCATGTTGTATCGTACTCATCCTTTCCTTCTTGAGTATGAATACAATGTATATACTCCAGCGGATGTTGCTCTAATAACTCAGTGTAGCGTAGAGAGAATACCATTACTAGAAGACCTATCGAAACATTGGCCCGGTACCATAAGCGTTGCACTGTATCTCACCGATGCTGAAGTGCAGAATTTCCTAGAGTTCGTACGCGGTTCCATCGAGTTGAGAAACAGGAAGAACATCGCATACCACGTCGTTTACAAGGATGGG GAACTCtatccaattaattatttacgaaatattgCGATGTCATATATATCAACCCCATACATCTTTCAATTGGATGTCGATTTTCTGCCTCAATATAGATTACACGAAAATCTTATGaattatatcgttaaattgaatattagcGAGTCAGATAAGGTAGCTTTGATCGTTCCAGCCTTTGAAACGGAGCGTTAtag ATTCACTTTTCCTGCTGACAAGGAtgaacttttgaaatttttaaagcgCGGTGTTCTATATACTTTTCGTTATCACGTTTGGACCCAGGGTCATGCTGCCACTAATTATACTTATTGGCGTAATACAATGGAACCATACGAA GTTTCTTGGGAACCAGATTTTGAGCCGTATATCGTAGTCTCAAGATTAGCGCCCCGTTACGACACCAGATTCATTGGTTTTGGGTGGAACAAGGTGTCTTATTTGACGCATTTGACAGTATTGAATTATAA GTACATTGTCTTACCGGATACATTCATTATTCATCGGCCTCACGCCCCTAGTCTCGACATCGGCAAGTTCAGAACTGACTCTATTTATAGAAG ttgtttaaaaaaattgaaagatgaatTCGTTGAAGAATTAATGTCAAAGTATGGTGAGAATGCATTATTGAAGTTAAAGAAAATGACCaaagatgaaagaatattaaagtCTGTTGAaaccaaaaaataa
- the LOC107993815 gene encoding xylosyl- and glucuronyltransferase LARGE1 isoform X2, giving the protein MARSWVGCLFGVLIPSAVFYLYLLLNVPSAEISSFKINGKLGSSVNIEKASPHITTFEKLRLENNHNEVKCETVHIAMVCAGYNSTFALVTVVKSVLFYRTKPLHFHLLVDEIAKRTLTTVFQTWDLPHVNLTYYKAEKWVPKVSWIPNKHYSGVYGLLKLILPDAMREDKVLVFDTDVTVLNDVSLLWHIFEKFSSDQALGLTENQSHWYIKALSYGQRPWPALGRGFNTGVMLMHLQQLRKRKFTSLWEAVTKRVLAHIPETSLADQDIINAVIKERPFIVYKIKCTWNIQLSDHTISDICYRDTSQISIIHWNSPRKQDVYNKHINEFRKLHRVFLEMDGNLLRRRLFGCDKHETVSQYNESSPCRDFTKGATMLYRTHPFLLEYEYNVYTPADVALITQCSVERIPLLEDLSKHWPGTISVALYLTDAEVQNFLEFVRGSIELRNRKNIAYHVVYKDGELYPINYLRNIAMSYISTPYIFQLDVDFLPQYRLHENLMNYIVKLNISESDKVALIVPAFETERYRFTFPADKDELLKFLKRGVLYTFRYHVWTQGHAATNYTYWRNTMEPYEVSWEPDFEPYIVVSRLAPRYDTRFIGFGWNKVSYLTHLTVLNYKFI; this is encoded by the exons ATGGCTCGATCATGGGTAGGATGTTTGTTCGGTGTTTTAATACCATCCGCAGTTTTTTAcctgtatttattattaaacg ttccTTCTGCCGAAATCAGTTCCTTCAAAATTAATGGTAAATTGGGATCATCCGTGAATATAGAAAAAGCAAGTCCACATATAACTACTTTCGAAAAGTTGCGCTTAGAAAATAATCACAATgag GTAAAATGCGAGACCGTGCATATTGCGATGGTGTGCGCCGGATACAATTCAACATTCGCTCTGGTGACAGTAGTAAAATCCGTTTTATTCTACCGCACTAAACCTTTGCACTTTCACTTGCTCGTTGATGAAATTGCAAAGAGGACTTTGACAACTGTATTCCAAACATGGGATTTACCACAtg TGAATTTAACCTATTACAAAGCAGAGAAATGGGTACCAAAAGTATCTTGGATACCGAACAAACATTACTCCGGTGTTTACggtcttttgaaattaattctgcCGGATGCGATGCGGGAGGATAAAGTGCTTGTATTCGACACGGATGTGACTGTGCTGAACGATGTTAGTTTACTTTGGCATATATTCGAGAAGTTCTCGAGCGATCAAGCGCTAGGGTTGACAGAAAATCAGAGTCATTGGTACATAAAGGCATTGTCTTACGGTCAACGACCATGGCCGGCATTGGGACGAGGCTTTAACACTGGCGTGATGCTAATGCACTTGCAACAACTTCGTAAGAGAAAATTTACGAGCCTGTGGGAAGCTGTTACGAAGCGTGTGCTGGCCCATATACCGGAAACTAGTTTAGCTGATCAGGATATAATAAATGCCGTTATCAAAGAACGTCCTTttatcgtatataaaataaaatgcacgTGGAATATTCAATTAAGCGATCATACAATTAGCGATATATGTTATCGTGACACTAGTCAAATAAGC ATTATTCATTGGAATTCTCCTCGCAAACAAGATGTATATAATAAGCATATTAACGAATTTCGTAAGTTACATAGAGTTTTCCTCGAGATGGACGGGAATTTATTACGTAGACGCTTATTTGGTTGTGATAAACACGAAACTGTGTCTCAa tataatGAGTCAAGTCCTTGTCGAGATTTCACAAAAGGTGCTACCATGTTGTATCGTACTCATCCTTTCCTTCTTGAGTATGAATACAATGTATATACTCCAGCGGATGTTGCTCTAATAACTCAGTGTAGCGTAGAGAGAATACCATTACTAGAAGACCTATCGAAACATTGGCCCGGTACCATAAGCGTTGCACTGTATCTCACCGATGCTGAAGTGCAGAATTTCCTAGAGTTCGTACGCGGTTCCATCGAGTTGAGAAACAGGAAGAACATCGCATACCACGTCGTTTACAAGGATGGG GAACTCtatccaattaattatttacgaaatattgCGATGTCATATATATCAACCCCATACATCTTTCAATTGGATGTCGATTTTCTGCCTCAATATAGATTACACGAAAATCTTATGaattatatcgttaaattgaatattagcGAGTCAGATAAGGTAGCTTTGATCGTTCCAGCCTTTGAAACGGAGCGTTAtag ATTCACTTTTCCTGCTGACAAGGAtgaacttttgaaatttttaaagcgCGGTGTTCTATATACTTTTCGTTATCACGTTTGGACCCAGGGTCATGCTGCCACTAATTATACTTATTGGCGTAATACAATGGAACCATACGAA GTTTCTTGGGAACCAGATTTTGAGCCGTATATCGTAGTCTCAAGATTAGCGCCCCGTTACGACACCAGATTCATTGGTTTTGGGTGGAACAAGGTGTCTTATTTGACGCATTTGACAGTATTGAATTATAA atttatatAG